In Fusobacterium sp. DD2, the following are encoded in one genomic region:
- a CDS encoding penicillin-binding protein, with amino-acid sequence MLSIYDKTGKYKITLNYTKEEFKTSWYLDWTEGDLISETKLTNPIIDGGMIREMTREEMVQNDIEVSLVDGEYIENKKIKTVEKPNNKPYWNWNGKEWIFDGQKGKENYYKQIDDIKAQRLAYGFDYQGHRQRCRDKDVAFMVATITALQAALTLKKSKEITWYFEDNFGVKMKLEDMATLLLYGTSFIQSIYDTENFFKTGEVKEISSEIFEAKRRDVHKKLVG; translated from the coding sequence ATGTTAAGCATTTATGATAAAACCGGAAAATATAAAATAACACTTAATTATACAAAAGAAGAATTTAAAACCAGTTGGTATCTCGATTGGACAGAGGGAGATTTAATATCAGAAACAAAATTAACTAACCCCATAATCGACGGTGGTATGATCAGAGAAATGACTAGGGAAGAAATGGTACAAAACGATATTGAAGTTTCATTGGTAGATGGAGAATACATAGAAAATAAGAAGATAAAAACTGTTGAGAAGCCAAACAACAAACCATACTGGAATTGGAATGGGAAAGAGTGGATTTTCGATGGACAGAAGGGAAAAGAGAATTATTATAAACAGATAGATGATATTAAAGCCCAGAGACTTGCATATGGATTTGATTATCAAGGTCATCGCCAAAGGTGTAGAGATAAAGATGTAGCTTTCATGGTAGCTACTATCACTGCACTTCAAGCTGCACTAACTCTAAAAAAATCAAAAGAAATAACTTGGTATTTTGAGGATAACTTTGGAGTGAAAATGAAATTAGAAGATATGGCTACATTACTACTTTATGGTACTTCATTTATACAATCAATTTATGACACAGAGAATTTCTTTAAAACAGGGGAAGTTAAAGAAATATCTAGTGAAATATTTGAAGCTAAAAGAAGAGATGTACATAAAAAATTAGTTGGCTAA
- a CDS encoding M15 family metallopeptidase — MAEFNKKSKSNLIGLHPQLVAFAEELLSVSPYYFIITAGVRTAEEQNKLYQQGRTIPGKKVTNCDGYKYKSNHQVKNDGLGYAFDIAIVLGNKLNWDPAKYIELVKSARGLLAKFNIEWGGDWKNFKDYPHFQLKEGKNE; from the coding sequence ATGGCTGAATTTAATAAAAAAAGCAAAAGTAATTTAATTGGATTACACCCACAACTAGTAGCCTTTGCAGAAGAATTATTATCAGTTTCACCATATTATTTTATCATAACAGCAGGAGTTAGAACAGCTGAGGAACAGAACAAATTATATCAACAAGGAAGAACCATTCCAGGTAAAAAGGTAACTAATTGTGATGGATATAAATATAAGTCTAATCATCAAGTAAAAAATGATGGATTAGGATATGCTTTTGATATTGCAATTGTACTAGGAAATAAACTTAATTGGGATCCAGCTAAATATATAGAGTTAGTGAAATCAGCAAGAGGGCTATTAGCTAAATTCAATATAGAATGGGGTGGAGACTGGAAAAATTTTAAAGATTATCCACATTTTCAACTTAAGGAGGGAAAGAATGAGTAA
- a CDS encoding phage holin family protein, with amino-acid sequence MDELNQIIEIAKEVSKAVFNIVNLILGGLLSIVFCITGGQDELVATLAIVMLTDYISGIIKSIITEKTNSRIGIKGALKKVMMILVLTAVWKADQVLKGPIQFKNIITCIFIGNEVISIIENAIIAGIPIPDCFRKQLEKRFEQIRNDKQK; translated from the coding sequence GTGGATGAGCTTAATCAAATAATTGAAATTGCAAAAGAAGTAAGCAAAGCAGTGTTTAATATAGTAAACTTAATCCTTGGTGGACTATTATCTATTGTTTTTTGTATTACAGGTGGACAGGATGAACTCGTAGCTACCCTTGCAATAGTTATGCTCACAGATTATATATCTGGGATAATAAAGAGCATCATAACAGAGAAAACAAATTCTCGGATTGGTATTAAGGGAGCATTAAAAAAAGTTATGATGATATTAGTTTTAACTGCAGTTTGGAAGGCAGACCAAGTATTAAAAGGACCAATTCAATTCAAAAATATAATAACATGTATTTTTATAGGGAATGAAGTGATAAGTATTATAGAGAATGCAATAATAGCAGGTATTCCTATTCCAGATTGTTTTAGAAAACAACTTGAAAAAAGATTTGAGCAGATTAGGAATGACAAACAAAAATAG
- a CDS encoding GTP pyrophosphokinase yields the protein MKLLDKDEFFKEFSIDEEYFDATGLEWEELEKIYADYVSIVPQLEKEAEYIVSKLIDLSSAHSVRRRVKKPKHLIEKIIRKGRKYLDRGISVDTYKEIVTDLIGIRVLHLFKDDWKNIHHEILGLWEIRETPQINIRRGDYNVLQLQESIADMNCEIIVRDHGYRSVHYLIGVPVTKKDEILVEIQVRTVFEEAWSEIDHLMRYPYDMNNPIITEYLAIFNRIVGSADEMGTFIKKMKSEFTLKPDENGETRELDTKFK from the coding sequence TTGAAATTACTCGATAAAGATGAGTTTTTTAAAGAATTTTCTATTGATGAAGAATATTTTGATGCAACAGGACTTGAATGGGAAGAACTTGAAAAGATATATGCTGACTATGTCAGTATTGTCCCTCAATTAGAAAAAGAAGCTGAATATATTGTTTCAAAACTTATTGATTTATCAAGTGCTCACTCAGTGAGAAGAAGAGTAAAAAAACCTAAGCATCTGATTGAAAAAATAATAAGAAAAGGTAGAAAATATCTTGATAGAGGAATATCTGTTGATACATATAAAGAGATTGTTACAGACCTTATAGGAATTAGAGTTCTTCATCTTTTTAAAGATGACTGGAAAAACATTCATCACGAAATATTAGGACTTTGGGAAATAAGAGAGACTCCTCAAATAAATATAAGACGTGGAGACTATAACGTACTTCAACTTCAAGAGAGTATTGCAGATATGAATTGTGAGATAATTGTAAGAGACCACGGTTACAGATCTGTTCACTACCTTATTGGAGTTCCTGTAACTAAAAAAGATGAGATTCTTGTAGAGATTCAGGTACGTACAGTTTTCGAAGAGGCTTGGAGTGAGATTGACCATCTTATGAGATATCCTTATGATATGAATAACCCTATTATTACTGAGTATCTTGCTATTTTTAACAGAATAGTTGGAAGCGCTGATGAAATGGGAACATTTATTAAGAAAATGAAATCTGAATTCACTTTAAAACCAGATGAAAATGGTGAAACAAGAGAATTGGACACTAAATTCAAATAG
- a CDS encoding SIR2 family protein, with translation MKSFFDKFDKEQKFNLFVGDFLNKISGYPTRNDITEAILSEIKQPAKSYVQDMNSLADIVQAYLDAVIDTKVNLIRQIRENYGHRFNTSLDIYKDILTSGYFQNIFSINFDTVLDTNFSSMLARITPLEKSIPTSDQIKYYKIFGDITSMNNIFISSQDIRKLKVLGFYKEFFNSIREEFKNYPTLFLGVNLEDSDLIDILDFILKPLKEHEPIYIVSYSSIISSKSAEFIGKYDVKLISADTTEFIDFFREKSSRIEGELAEKKFVW, from the coding sequence ATGAAAAGTTTTTTTGATAAGTTTGACAAAGAGCAAAAATTCAACCTATTTGTTGGTGATTTTTTAAACAAAATTTCTGGATATCCTACTAGAAATGATATAACTGAAGCCATCTTATCTGAAATTAAACAACCAGCTAAAAGTTACGTTCAAGATATGAATTCTCTTGCTGATATTGTTCAAGCTTATCTTGATGCAGTTATTGATACTAAAGTCAATTTGATAAGACAGATTAGAGAAAATTATGGTCACAGATTCAATACTAGCCTTGATATATATAAAGATATTTTGACTTCTGGTTACTTTCAAAATATTTTTTCTATAAATTTTGACACTGTTTTAGATACAAATTTCTCTAGTATGCTAGCTAGAATTACACCGTTGGAAAAATCTATTCCAACTTCCGATCAGATTAAATATTACAAGATCTTTGGGGATATAACGTCGATGAATAACATTTTTATATCTAGCCAGGATATAAGAAAGCTTAAAGTTTTAGGATTTTACAAAGAATTTTTCAATAGTATTAGAGAGGAATTCAAAAATTATCCTACGCTGTTTTTAGGAGTTAATCTTGAAGATTCTGACTTAATTGATATTCTTGATTTTATCCTAAAACCTTTAAAAGAACATGAACCTATTTACATTGTAAGTTATAGTTCTATAATCAGCAGTAAAAGTGCTGAATTTATAGGAAAATACGATGTGAAACTTATTTCTGCAGACACAACTGAATTTATAGATTTTTTCAGAGAGAAATCTTCAAGAATTGAGGGTGAATTAGCAGAAAAAAAGTTCGTATGGTAG
- the cls gene encoding cardiolipin synthase — translation MGFIISLFRDYIVFINIIFLLIIILLERKRPVFTLFWITLLVLAPYLGFILYLFFGLSFRKKRVVNEYYKWKFLYDQDIIKDHKFKDVIKWEHTITYLQVACKNKLTNMNSTDIFIEGNEFFNSMKQDLENAKESILMEYFIFRYDNLGKSIVDILERKAKEGVKIRIIVDGAGGYSRKMLRRLRNCGAETGVFFPSHFPLFKIANLRANYRDHRKLCLIDSKLGYISGFNIADEYIGKGRLGNWRDTGLRILGEAVIELQKEFFFSWSIVKKQNITVNKEYKYYDDVLQDLKDKGRISEHIQVVSSGPNYQFRTIRDNALKMIMQAKEYIYIQTPYFVPDDTVLDALKMAALSGVQIKIMIPDKPDHMFIYWINQYFVGELLDLGAEVYKYNNGFIHSKLIIVDDEIITTGTANFDCRSFYQNFEINVNIYEKEIAVKFRNIFLKDIENSDRLLRSEYSKRSLYIKCKESICRLLSPIM, via the coding sequence ATGGGATTTATTATTTCTTTATTCAGGGATTATATAGTATTTATAAACATTATATTTCTTTTGATTATTATATTATTGGAACGTAAACGTCCAGTGTTTACACTTTTCTGGATAACATTACTGGTACTGGCCCCATATTTGGGATTTATTCTCTACTTATTTTTTGGACTCAGCTTCAGGAAAAAGAGAGTTGTAAATGAGTATTATAAATGGAAGTTTTTATATGATCAGGATATTATTAAAGATCATAAATTTAAAGATGTTATAAAATGGGAGCACACTATTACATATTTGCAGGTTGCATGTAAAAATAAACTTACCAATATGAACAGTACAGATATATTTATTGAAGGTAATGAATTCTTTAACTCAATGAAACAGGATCTTGAAAATGCCAAAGAATCAATATTGATGGAATATTTTATTTTCAGGTATGACAATCTTGGAAAGAGCATAGTGGATATTCTTGAGAGAAAGGCAAAAGAGGGAGTAAAGATTAGAATAATAGTAGATGGTGCAGGTGGATATAGCAGAAAGATGTTGAGACGTCTTCGTAACTGTGGTGCTGAAACAGGAGTTTTTTTTCCATCACATTTTCCACTGTTTAAAATTGCAAATCTAAGAGCGAATTATAGAGACCATAGAAAACTTTGTCTGATAGATAGTAAATTAGGGTATATTAGCGGATTTAATATAGCTGATGAATATATTGGAAAAGGAAGACTTGGTAACTGGCGTGATACAGGGCTTAGAATATTAGGTGAAGCAGTTATAGAGCTTCAAAAAGAGTTTTTCTTTTCATGGAGTATTGTTAAAAAGCAAAATATTACAGTTAATAAAGAGTATAAATATTATGACGATGTATTGCAGGATCTGAAAGATAAGGGACGTATAAGTGAACACATTCAGGTAGTAAGCAGTGGTCCAAACTATCAGTTTAGAACTATAAGAGATAATGCACTTAAGATGATAATGCAGGCAAAAGAGTATATCTATATTCAAACACCTTATTTTGTACCAGATGATACAGTATTAGATGCACTTAAAATGGCGGCTCTTTCTGGAGTACAGATAAAGATAATGATACCAGATAAGCCAGATCATATGTTTATATATTGGATTAATCAATACTTTGTAGGAGAACTTTTAGATTTAGGAGCAGAGGTTTATAAATATAACAATGGATTTATACACAGTAAATTAATCATTGTTGATGATGAGATAATCACAACTGGTACTGCTAATTTTGACTGCAGAAGTTTTTATCAGAACTTTGAAATTAATGTAAATATATATGAAAAAGAGATTGCAGTTAAATTTAGAAATATATTTTTAAAGGATATAGAAAATAGTGATAGACTTCTTAGAAGTGAGTACAGCAAGAGAAGTTTATATATAAAATGTAAGGAATCAATATGTAGACTTTTATCTCCAATTATGTAA
- a CDS encoding PHP domain-containing protein codes for MVEFQKLSNFFFEFIESDIKFIGDFYYDLHIHTTASDSFIKPEFLEGFVRDKRYLIAVTDHNEIRGAVRVNELGVNNVPGLELGCEDGFEMLVYFKKMQDLEDFYRREVEPYKNIKRMAKTHRDIYEYLEALEEYNCHKSIPHICGLVQKNFIKNKPYIHDILERTDSVETHNHALSEVRNMVATKLREDYDKTATFGSDAHILRDLLSYYRYSNLELKKGEKVIDYLYKLGSLSGIGQKHIMHMLKKHEE; via the coding sequence ATGGTAGAATTTCAGAAACTCTCTAATTTCTTTTTTGAATTTATAGAGAGTGATATTAAGTTTATTGGGGACTTTTATTATGACCTTCATATTCATACTACTGCGTCAGACAGCTTTATAAAGCCTGAATTCTTAGAAGGATTTGTAAGGGATAAGAGATATCTTATTGCAGTAACCGATCACAATGAGATACGTGGTGCTGTCAGAGTCAATGAATTAGGTGTAAATAATGTTCCTGGTTTGGAATTAGGATGTGAAGATGGTTTTGAGATGCTTGTGTATTTTAAGAAAATGCAGGATCTTGAAGATTTTTATAGAAGAGAGGTTGAACCTTATAAGAATATAAAGAGAATGGCTAAGACTCACAGAGATATCTATGAGTATCTAGAAGCCTTAGAGGAGTATAACTGCCATAAATCTATTCCACATATATGTGGTTTAGTACAGAAGAACTTTATTAAGAATAAACCATATATTCATGATATTTTAGAGAGAACAGATTCTGTAGAAACACACAATCATGCACTTTCAGAAGTAAGGAATATGGTAGCTACAAAACTTAGAGAGGATTATGATAAAACTGCAACCTTTGGAAGTGATGCACATATTTTAAGAGATCTCCTTTCATATTACAGATATTCAAATTTAGAACTTAAAAAAGGGGAAAAGGTTATAGACTATCTGTATAAATTAGGTAGTTTAAGCGGGATTGGACAAAAACATATTATGCATATGCTCAAAAAACATGAGGAGTAA
- a CDS encoding carbonic anhydrase, translated as MEKNNLNEILDFNRKFVESKEYEKYNTTKYPDKKIAIVSCMDTRLTELLPKALNLKNGDAKIIKNAGGAVVHPFGSAMRSLLICIYEFDVKEIFIIGHYDCGVSNINTETIIEKMEKRGIESNTLHIISNSGIEVKDWLHGFDCVEHSVIDSVNKVKNHPLVPKDVVVHGLIMDPKTGKVDVVVNGFEHR; from the coding sequence ATGGAAAAAAACAATCTAAATGAGATATTGGATTTTAATCGTAAGTTTGTAGAGAGTAAAGAGTATGAAAAGTATAATACAACAAAGTATCCTGATAAGAAAATTGCAATTGTTTCCTGTATGGATACAAGGCTTACAGAGTTATTGCCAAAAGCTTTAAATCTTAAAAATGGAGATGCTAAGATTATAAAAAATGCTGGTGGAGCAGTAGTTCATCCATTTGGAAGTGCTATGAGAAGTCTTTTAATATGTATCTATGAGTTTGATGTAAAAGAGATATTTATAATTGGACACTATGACTGTGGAGTAAGTAATATAAATACTGAGACTATAATTGAAAAGATGGAAAAAAGAGGAATAGAGAGCAATACTTTACATATAATCTCTAATTCAGGAATTGAAGTAAAAGACTGGCTGCATGGTTTTGACTGTGTAGAGCACTCTGTGATAGACAGTGTAAATAAAGTTAAAAATCATCCATTGGTACCAAAAGATGTAGTGGTTCATGGACTTATAATGGATCCAAAGACAGGAAAAGTAGATGTTGTTGTCAATGGATTTGAACACAGATAG
- a CDS encoding DUF368 domain-containing protein produces the protein MILLFIKGIIIGIANIIPGVSGGTLAVVLGVYDKLTEAIGNFPVVPLKKKIEYGKFLANIGIGAGVGIVLFAKLIEFSVTNYPKLTAGIFTLLIVPSIPYIIKNEDKKNGKNITFFTIGALAALVFVLADYFYGGKTEPGELANVITFGYMIKLFICGGIAAGAMIIPGISGSMLLLMLGEYYNVLGFINRFVKGIVHIGSYSSLMDAVNNLYLIPIAAFGIGILVGLVVIAKLINMLLAKYRSSTLFFITGIIVVSIFQIWINIFK, from the coding sequence ATGATACTATTATTTATAAAGGGAATAATCATAGGAATAGCTAATATAATACCAGGTGTTTCTGGAGGAACTCTTGCAGTGGTATTAGGAGTATATGACAAGCTTACAGAGGCAATAGGGAATTTTCCTGTTGTTCCTTTAAAGAAAAAAATTGAATATGGAAAATTTTTAGCTAACATTGGGATAGGAGCTGGAGTTGGGATAGTTTTATTTGCGAAACTTATAGAATTTTCAGTTACAAATTATCCTAAATTGACAGCTGGAATATTTACACTTCTTATTGTGCCATCAATACCATATATTATAAAAAATGAGGATAAAAAAAATGGAAAAAATATAACATTTTTTACAATTGGAGCTTTAGCAGCACTTGTATTTGTACTTGCTGACTACTTCTACGGAGGTAAGACAGAGCCAGGAGAGCTTGCTAATGTAATCACTTTTGGATACATGATAAAGCTTTTCATATGTGGTGGAATTGCAGCAGGGGCTATGATAATCCCTGGAATATCTGGCTCTATGCTACTTTTAATGCTTGGAGAATACTACAATGTTCTGGGATTTATCAATAGATTTGTTAAGGGTATTGTGCATATTGGAAGTTACTCATCTCTTATGGATGCTGTAAATAATCTGTATTTAATTCCAATAGCAGCATTTGGTATAGGAATTTTAGTAGGTCTTGTTGTTATTGCTAAGCTTATAAATATGCTTCTTGCAAAATACAGAAGTAGCACTCTATTTTTTATAACTGGAATAATTGTAGTGTCAATATTTCAAATATGGATAAATATATTTAAATAG
- a CDS encoding septal ring lytic transglycosylase RlpA family protein: MKKGFFLIFLLLICSTVVSATASWYGKGFEGKVSASGYIYTSNQLTCASNDHPFGTVLKVTNKKNKKSVVVVVLDRGNFKKKYGRKIDLSKDAFSKIAKLPEGLIKVDVEVLSKKNAFKYKHGKPQFTRDEYEYYINDIEI, from the coding sequence ATGAAGAAAGGTTTTTTTCTGATCTTTTTATTGCTGATCTGCTCAACTGTTGTTTCAGCCACAGCAAGTTGGTATGGAAAGGGATTTGAAGGAAAAGTATCAGCAAGTGGATATATTTATACTTCAAATCAGCTTACATGTGCCTCAAATGATCATCCTTTTGGGACGGTACTCAAGGTTACAAATAAAAAGAACAAGAAATCAGTAGTAGTTGTTGTTTTAGACAGAGGTAATTTTAAAAAGAAATATGGAAGAAAGATAGATTTGAGCAAGGATGCTTTCTCTAAAATAGCAAAATTGCCAGAAGGGTTGATAAAGGTTGATGTTGAGGTATTAAGTAAAAAGAATGCTTTTAAATATAAGCATGGAAAACCACAATTTACCAGAGATGAGTATGAGTATTATATAAATGATATAGAGATATAA
- a CDS encoding methylated-DNA--[protein]-cysteine S-methyltransferase: MMLYSSYSTLIGDITIFQDEDYICRIDFGKTKGEGKKEETPLIKECAKEIQEYLKGKRKEFSVKFIPHGTDFQLKVWNALLEIPYGTTASYKDIAVKIGNEKACRAVGNANNKNPIPIIIPCHRVIGQNGKLVGYAGGLGIKEFLLNLEKKTV; the protein is encoded by the coding sequence ATGATGTTATATTCTAGTTATTCAACTTTAATAGGTGATATCACTATATTTCAGGATGAAGATTATATTTGTAGAATAGATTTTGGTAAGACAAAAGGTGAGGGTAAAAAAGAGGAAACACCACTTATAAAAGAGTGTGCCAAGGAGATTCAGGAATATCTAAAGGGAAAAAGAAAAGAGTTCTCTGTGAAATTCATTCCTCATGGAACAGATTTCCAGCTTAAAGTGTGGAATGCTCTTCTTGAGATTCCATATGGCACTACTGCTTCATATAAGGATATTGCAGTAAAAATAGGAAATGAAAAGGCTTGCAGAGCAGTTGGCAATGCCAATAATAAAAATCCCATTCCAATTATTATTCCATGCCATAGAGTTATTGGGCAAAATGGAAAGTTAGTTGGGTATGCTGGTGGCCTTGGAATTAAGGAATTTTTACTGAATTTAGAAAAGAAAACTGTTTAA
- a CDS encoding OmpA family protein: MKKLLLILGITTFLLGGCASTDKNIREIDIEEGDASYVLTDINSKKKPLEEIIVFNQAGVTIKKEGNNLVLSMPEAILFDFDKTQVKEGVKGSLNTLAKALEENKDIKIKINGHTDYIGTDQYNLGLSMRRAYSIKNYLANRGVDRSNISIEGYGKQSPVASNETAAGRAQNRRVEFIISRNDVIF, translated from the coding sequence ATGAAAAAACTGCTTCTTATTTTAGGTATTACAACATTTTTACTAGGTGGTTGTGCATCAACTGACAAAAACATCAGAGAAATTGACATAGAGGAAGGTGATGCTTCATACGTTCTAACTGATATCAATTCAAAGAAAAAACCTCTTGAAGAGATTATAGTTTTCAATCAGGCTGGTGTAACAATTAAAAAAGAGGGAAACAATTTAGTTCTTTCAATGCCTGAAGCAATTCTATTTGACTTTGACAAGACACAGGTTAAAGAAGGAGTTAAGGGAAGTTTAAATACTCTTGCTAAAGCTCTTGAAGAGAATAAAGATATTAAAATCAAAATTAACGGACATACAGATTATATAGGAACAGATCAGTATAACCTTGGACTTTCTATGAGAAGAGCATATTCTATTAAAAATTATCTTGCAAATAGAGGTGTAGACAGAAGCAATATATCTATTGAAGGATATGGTAAACAAAGTCCTGTAGCATCTAATGAAACTGCTGCTGGAAGAGCTCAAAACAGAAGAGTAGAGTTTATAATTTCAAGAAATGATGTTATATTCTAG
- a CDS encoding SH3 domain-containing protein: MRYLKFILIKMFILSSVSLFAFNGQNDWSTIAVYDNKIPDNIIINEKYAGGHPKVLDYVFVRSRVANLRDLPSTKGKIVSKYYYNTKLIALEKIYDYGNIWYHVRDAKGTEGYISGNLVRKRIFRFQKALDKIDELQNFIKTQEALGREIASTNSYVPNPNNQNFKRQKDKYGTSLDQSIIGKAVDTNEEIYIPDRSILAIIEKGKTTSKVKVASIKEELIISNSSISTNPKVKDNFTKVVAIDVANQNMIVFEKNNGRWEVISYVYSKTGIESQLGFETPKGFYIAPMAKYVMPYNGEGGDKQGYARYAIRFSGGGYLHGTPINYDEEINKEFFMKQKETTLGTFTGTRKCIRTTEEHAKFLFDWMIKTPNKKQNEQRAQDNVMFVIFN; encoded by the coding sequence ATGAGATACTTAAAATTTATTTTAATCAAAATGTTTATTTTATCAAGTGTAAGTCTTTTTGCCTTCAATGGTCAAAATGACTGGTCAACAATTGCTGTATATGACAACAAGATACCTGACAATATTATCATCAATGAAAAATACGCAGGTGGACATCCAAAAGTTTTGGATTATGTATTTGTCAGATCAAGAGTTGCTAATTTAAGAGATTTACCATCTACAAAAGGTAAGATTGTCTCTAAGTATTATTATAACACAAAATTAATCGCTCTGGAAAAAATATATGATTACGGTAATATATGGTATCATGTAAGAGATGCAAAAGGTACAGAGGGATATATATCTGGAAACCTTGTTAGAAAGAGAATCTTCAGATTCCAAAAGGCTTTAGATAAAATTGATGAACTTCAAAACTTTATTAAAACACAGGAAGCTTTAGGAAGAGAGATTGCAAGTACAAACTCTTATGTTCCAAATCCTAATAACCAAAACTTCAAAAGACAGAAGGATAAATATGGAACATCACTTGACCAAAGTATAATTGGTAAAGCAGTAGATACTAATGAAGAGATCTATATTCCAGACAGATCAATTCTAGCAATAATTGAAAAAGGAAAAACTACTTCTAAAGTAAAAGTTGCAAGTATAAAAGAGGAGCTTATTATCTCTAACTCTTCTATATCAACAAATCCAAAAGTAAAAGATAATTTTACAAAGGTAGTTGCAATTGACGTTGCAAACCAAAATATGATTGTATTTGAAAAAAATAATGGAAGATGGGAAGTTATCTCTTATGTATATAGTAAAACTGGTATTGAAAGCCAATTAGGTTTTGAAACACCAAAAGGATTCTATATAGCTCCAATGGCTAAATATGTAATGCCATATAACGGAGAGGGTGGAGATAAACAAGGGTATGCAAGATATGCTATCAGATTCTCTGGTGGTGGATATCTTCACGGTACTCCTATCAACTATGATGAAGAGATCAATAAAGAGTTCTTTATGAAACAGAAAGAGACAACTTTAGGAACATTTACAGGTACAAGAAAATGTATACGTACTACTGAAGAGCATGCAAAATTCCTATTTGACTGGATGATTAAGACTCCAAATAAAAAACAAAATGAGCAAAGAGCTCAAGACAATGTTATGTTTGTTATATTCAATTAA
- a CDS encoding Crp/Fnr family transcriptional regulator, which produces MKEENVDAYSEVSKSIGKIAIFGALSQDELKEIISSMTLKKYEKGDVIFKQGGSPEYINIVEEGSVKLVRDEDGKEQLVHVCMEGESFGETALLGILPYAISAVAETEVFVLQMSKFAFHDLSKENPKLFSKFLLNITREICRHNYVCEKSLAKEIEEKNNCLTKLKNNV; this is translated from the coding sequence ATGAAAGAAGAAAATGTTGATGCTTATTCTGAAGTGAGTAAATCCATTGGAAAAATAGCAATTTTTGGAGCTTTATCCCAAGATGAGCTAAAAGAAATAATCTCTTCCATGACACTGAAAAAATATGAAAAAGGTGATGTGATATTTAAACAGGGAGGGTCACCTGAGTACATAAATATAGTTGAAGAGGGATCAGTGAAACTTGTGAGAGATGAAGATGGGAAGGAACAGTTAGTTCACGTATGTATGGAAGGGGAATCATTTGGAGAAACAGCTCTTTTAGGCATACTTCCCTATGCAATAAGTGCTGTTGCTGAAACTGAGGTTTTTGTATTGCAGATGTCAAAGTTTGCATTTCATGATCTTTCTAAAGAAAATCCTAAACTTTTCTCAAAATTTTTGCTGAATATTACAAGAGAGATATGCAGGCATAACTATGTCTGTGAGAAAAGTCTGGCAAAAGAGATAGAAGAAAAAAATAATTGCTTAACAAAATTGAAAAATAATGTATAA